One stretch of Bacteroidota bacterium DNA includes these proteins:
- a CDS encoding short-chain fatty acid transporter: MNFSDRFARAFHKILPSPFAIALLLTFITFSLAGILTDDPLADNSRPYLVQLADYWYAGVWDSALMVFAMQMMLILVLGHVLALSKPVDKLINLLVKTCSNTAKTALIVCFFSLIVSFFNWGLGLVFGAIFARKIAEKALINGYKINYGLIGAAGYSGLMVWHGGLSGSAPIKVAEPGHFLEAKLGLISQSQTIFSTMNISVSLALLIFLPLLMYLLGKYAKDSKPEIELKPQTELLKHTISGAEKIDNSQLVSLVTGGLILTYILYLIFIPPETVSLSVITPNFINMSLLGLAIVFHQNFKSFLLAVDSAISGASGILIQFPLYFGIMGIMKYSGLTILMSDFFISISTTESFPVLTLLSAGIVNIFVPSGGGQWAVQGPIIAEAALKLNVLPAKAIMALAYGDQLTNMVQPFWALPLLGITGLKGKEILPYTLILMVVGAIIFITGLLLF, from the coding sequence ATGAATTTTTCAGACAGGTTTGCCAGGGCATTTCATAAAATTTTACCATCGCCATTTGCAATTGCCCTTTTATTAACATTCATCACCTTTAGTCTTGCTGGCATCCTTACTGATGATCCTTTAGCGGATAATTCCAGGCCTTATCTAGTCCAGTTAGCTGATTATTGGTATGCAGGAGTTTGGGATTCTGCTTTGATGGTTTTTGCAATGCAGATGATGCTAATACTGGTTCTTGGTCATGTTCTCGCACTTTCTAAACCAGTGGATAAATTAATCAACCTGTTGGTTAAAACTTGTTCAAACACAGCAAAGACTGCATTAATAGTTTGTTTTTTTTCTTTAATTGTTAGTTTTTTTAATTGGGGACTAGGCCTTGTGTTCGGAGCTATATTTGCAAGAAAAATTGCAGAAAAAGCCCTAATCAATGGTTATAAAATAAATTATGGATTAATTGGGGCCGCAGGATATTCCGGATTAATGGTATGGCACGGAGGTTTATCCGGTTCTGCTCCCATTAAAGTAGCAGAACCTGGCCATTTTTTAGAAGCTAAACTTGGATTGATTTCTCAATCGCAAACAATTTTTTCAACAATGAATATTAGTGTTTCCCTGGCTTTATTGATTTTTTTGCCATTGCTTATGTATTTACTTGGTAAATATGCAAAAGACTCAAAGCCTGAGATCGAATTAAAACCACAAACAGAACTTTTAAAACACACCATTTCCGGGGCAGAAAAAATAGATAACTCACAATTAGTATCTCTGGTTACTGGAGGCCTTATACTAACTTATATATTATACCTGATTTTTATTCCCCCTGAAACTGTTTCCCTGTCAGTAATTACACCGAATTTCATTAACATGAGTTTACTCGGTTTGGCTATTGTTTTTCACCAAAATTTCAAATCGTTTTTACTTGCTGTTGATAGTGCAATATCCGGAGCATCTGGAATTTTAATACAATTTCCGCTTTATTTTGGTATTATGGGTATAATGAAATATTCAGGCTTAACAATTTTAATGTCTGATTTCTTTATTTCGATTTCAACAACAGAATCATTTCCGGTTCTGACTTTACTAAGTGCAGGCATTGTAAATATATTTGTGCCCAGCGGAGGAGGTCAGTGGGCTGTTCAAGGCCCAATTATAGCAGAGGCTGCTTTAAAGTTAAACGTTTTGCCAGCCAAAGCAATAATGGCCTTGGCCTATGGTGATCAATTGACAAATATGGTTCAGCCATTCTGGGCTTTGCCTTTATTAGGTATTACAGGGCTAAAAGGAAAAGAAATTTTGCCTTATACACTTATATTGATGGTGGTGGGAGCAATAATTTTTATAACAGGTTTATTATTGTTTTAA
- a CDS encoding glycosyltransferase encodes MNTDILLWVVVFISSIYILVVSSASYLWVKHKPIEKINSFVSPVPISVIVAARNEEDSILSCLSSILNQNYPLDLFEIIVVNDNSTDSTSRIIEKCMSENSENLKLIHLPCDARTKSYKKLAIQTAIKQAKGELIVTTDADCVMGPEWLNSIACFYKQHGHKMIVGPVFIGPVDSLSGKLQNLEFSALIGMGGAFLLAGMPLMCNGANLIYEKKSFNEIQGFKSIDNKASGDDMLLMLKFKKYFGSKEIGFIKNYDAVVYTKPIEKLKIFFQQRKRWASKSRDYHDVAVVFLAGIVFSASFSLCFCLIMSFISNKFALLFVFLFGVKCLIDLIFLFCLSSFFKNRKWLWLAIPGQLLNIIYVPVIAIASQFGSYNWKGRKLS; translated from the coding sequence ATGAATACTGATATTTTACTGTGGGTTGTTGTTTTTATTAGCTCAATTTATATTCTTGTAGTTTCCTCTGCATCCTATCTTTGGGTTAAACACAAACCTATTGAAAAAATAAACTCATTTGTTTCTCCTGTTCCTATTTCTGTAATAGTTGCTGCCAGAAATGAAGAAGATAGTATACTCAGTTGTCTTTCGTCTATTTTAAATCAGAACTATCCTCTTGATTTATTTGAAATTATTGTTGTAAATGATAATTCCACGGATTCAACAAGTAGAATAATTGAAAAGTGCATGAGTGAGAATTCTGAAAATCTAAAACTCATTCACCTGCCATGCGATGCCAGAACAAAATCGTATAAAAAACTGGCAATTCAAACAGCTATAAAGCAGGCTAAAGGAGAGTTAATTGTTACAACTGATGCCGATTGTGTAATGGGACCTGAATGGTTAAACTCAATTGCATGTTTTTACAAGCAACATGGCCATAAAATGATTGTAGGGCCAGTATTTATTGGCCCTGTGGATTCACTTTCCGGAAAATTACAAAATCTTGAATTTTCAGCACTCATTGGAATGGGAGGAGCATTTTTATTGGCAGGCATGCCTTTAATGTGTAATGGCGCAAACTTAATTTACGAGAAAAAATCCTTTAATGAAATCCAGGGATTTAAATCAATTGATAACAAGGCATCGGGAGATGATATGTTGCTTATGCTAAAGTTTAAGAAATATTTTGGTTCAAAAGAAATTGGTTTTATAAAGAATTATGATGCTGTTGTTTATACAAAACCCATTGAAAAATTAAAAATATTTTTTCAACAGAGAAAGCGATGGGCGTCTAAATCAAGAGATTATCATGACGTTGCAGTTGTTTTCCTTGCAGGCATTGTATTCTCTGCATCTTTTTCTTTATGCTTTTGCTTAATAATGTCATTTATTTCCAATAAATTCGCACTCTTATTTGTTTTCTTGTTTGGAGTAAAGTGTTTGATAGATTTGATATTTTTATTTTGTTTATCCTCATTTTTTAAAAACAGAAAGTGGCTTTGGTTAGCAATTCCAGGACAATTGTTAAATATTATTTACGTTCCGGTTATTGCAATAGCTTCTCAATTTGGAAGTTACAACTGGAAAGGAAGAAAATTAAGTTAA
- a CDS encoding ABC transporter permease — MFFKKDTSDFYSRSLSYYTWKRLKRSKLALFGLVVIGISVIIALLGSVIRPDSSPMANEMLLQLTAKEPGFTAQILKIRKNKEIPSVNILDKMFFGGKENDHNEVPINRYWFESEYIVVEQYTGLKGHEGLQTKFHIADVLYPLDYNVKYEDYADNGFLEFHVLGNKKISKPLQDLRDEIEKKNIVSNTYILGTDRFGRDMLSRLMSGTIVSLSVGFISVFISLVIGISLGAIGGFFKGRIDDFIVWLINVVWSIPTLLLVIAITLALGKGFWQVFIAVGLTMWVEVARVVRGQILSLREKEFIEAGRALGFSDSRLIFRHVLPNIMGPVIVISAANFASAILIEAGLSFLGIGAQPPMASWGTMIKDHYGYIITGNAFLALMPGFAIMLMVLAFMLVGNGLRDALDSRSADDYDKTSGPVV, encoded by the coding sequence ATGTTTTTTAAAAAAGATACCTCAGATTTTTATTCCCGCTCACTTTCATATTATACCTGGAAACGATTAAAGAGAAGTAAATTGGCTCTTTTTGGATTAGTGGTAATTGGAATTTCTGTTATTATTGCCTTGCTCGGATCTGTCATCAGGCCTGATTCAAGCCCTATGGCTAATGAAATGCTCTTGCAACTTACTGCAAAAGAACCAGGCTTTACCGCTCAAATATTAAAAATTAGAAAAAACAAAGAGATTCCTTCGGTTAACATTCTGGATAAAATGTTTTTTGGTGGAAAAGAAAACGATCACAATGAAGTTCCAATTAATCGTTATTGGTTTGAATCAGAATACATAGTTGTAGAACAGTATACCGGGCTAAAAGGACATGAAGGCTTACAAACAAAATTCCATATTGCAGATGTACTTTATCCATTGGATTATAATGTGAAGTATGAAGATTATGCAGATAATGGATTTTTAGAATTTCATGTTTTGGGGAATAAAAAAATTAGTAAACCACTACAGGATTTAAGAGATGAGATTGAAAAGAAAAATATAGTGTCAAATACTTACATTTTAGGAACCGACCGCTTTGGAAGAGATATGTTAAGTCGTTTAATGTCCGGTACTATTGTGTCTCTTTCAGTTGGATTTATTTCCGTTTTCATTTCCCTTGTAATAGGTATAAGTTTAGGTGCAATAGGTGGATTTTTTAAAGGAAGAATTGATGATTTTATTGTTTGGCTAATTAATGTTGTTTGGTCTATTCCAACACTTTTGTTGGTTATCGCAATTACATTGGCTTTGGGAAAAGGATTCTGGCAAGTATTTATTGCAGTGGGTCTAACCATGTGGGTTGAAGTGGCGCGTGTGGTAAGAGGGCAAATACTGAGTCTTAGGGAAAAAGAATTTATTGAGGCTGGCAGGGCTTTAGGCTTTTCTGATTCCAGATTGATCTTTCGTCATGTTTTGCCAAACATAATGGGTCCTGTAATTGTAATTTCTGCTGCTAATTTCGCATCCGCAATATTAATTGAAGCAGGATTGAGCTTTTTGGGTATTGGGGCACAGCCGCCAATGGCCTCATGGGGAACTATGATAAAAGATCATTATGGATATATAATTACTGGAAATGCCTTTCTAGCCCTTATGCCAGGGTTTGCCATTATGTTAATGGTTCTTGCCTTTATGCTTGTCGGAAATGGCCTTAGAGATGCTCTTGATAGCAGATCGGCAGATGATTATGATAAAACATCAGGCCCGGTAGTTTAA